A window of the Megalopta genalis isolate 19385.01 chromosome 2, iyMegGena1_principal, whole genome shotgun sequence genome harbors these coding sequences:
- the LOC117225553 gene encoding uncharacterized protein LOC117225553 isoform X3, with product MATHNSGDPKCPECGKKFTRMASLKSHMLLHEKEENLFCTECEDVFSTKTQLDAHLKLHGEKWTTEEARKCKLCNKQFRQPALYRLHIREHYRLQTKVVKQTKRGAKHKTVYKCTICLKSFQKPSQLMRHIRVHTGEKPFKCTVCGRAFTQKGSLQIHTWQHNGIRPHACELCDARFSQKGNLNVHIMRVHNVPEEEPIYRCNYCSCVFKKLGSLNGHMKRMHTGVNEDSATVKISQTTDTMESDIRATVNNVITQLASLESNTDEVGKPENSGENGSLSNDPTKKDILQQALKNSGLPSKNKTFYNGSTETKKLDARTNFVTLLDRAPDSGTRKYLTIKQRCVGNVRWYACTFCHKEFKKPSDLIRHLRVHTQEKPFKCTHCYRSFALKSTMIAHERTHTGTKRYACNSCDKTFTCHSSLIIHTRSHGNSDDCFSISIDNDSGAGIDHDKDSADIDATHNVAARSNDRSKINASNKSKMSPKTENFVSQVVLQEPLVISDSGNKICVVQIPSKKCVYDAAVDPARPHKCWVCQAAFRKISHLKQHHRRHTGERPYRCSKCDRRFTSNSVLKSHLHTHEDSRPYGCSICTAKFSTQSSMKRHLVTHSNKRPFMCPYCHKTFKTYVNCRKHMKIHKHELAQRQLEQHKLGSQDEIANKLNTTENSRQEITSEFPCCSSSNFSAGNTNDTPLVTTARTDADTVVATTSTFSDNLTPTSVDVSFQERMESNFPQTFPHQFQENMTEITVTNLENPQMLHIDESGSVTLPVYSTDQALTPESIQEIEETLNQQLFNIGMNLNLGNDHSKHSCDNSELQNMKLQHQQPALNVIYTSSNNSNNGANTEQSGEQVFASQLDSFEMDHITLQPETEITLDNIGLDANNSTSMASILPQTVKGELSNQLAISAVSSENLTDSHQASRYMQTVLLISEENLPEKVNTSNQLEMCEAEKNTNTTFLTKEFRRMSKLSSKIQKDSLPSEISENDEINANQSPRRVSLLQCHMCSQQGFTASKLKEHLKIHRGKKEYQCTECSSRFYTNGGLNRHSKIHTNKQHWKCSSCEKYFANRTQLRSHSRVHESFSWNEKDVSILSQIRATVDNESSLNDVVIDSDSTVSERVLLDTVAEREVMDRVEYVAMEKKEQKEYTNKCKFCPKTFRKPSDLVRHVRTHTGERPYKCDYCNKSFAVKCTLDSHTKVHIGKKTFRCHVCSSLFATKGSLKVHMRLHTGSKPFKCPVCDSRFRTSGHRKVHLLKHAREHKGTFKRKQKHLKVAAIAEVAMAANIGKPDDARQQKVCSYGEEQEQHNHHYEQASQTTNTEYSNLQAINVETTASCLTDQITFESETSVPNNNSILSLNEGNQLVANLHFLLANGLVTIQTEESLLPQPVAADNTLHQHSTVTADPVCTSIINISPEITSNDQQQDIAVKEAIHAESTLKAQLSSPYQLQPNNCLLTSIATPSRIEQFGKASSIEKCLSTIEKLSTKGNSSKKECDVCGKTFTKPYQVERHKRIHTGERPYKCDLCIKSFAQKSTLQMHQKHHTGDRPYPCPHCEYSFTQKGNLRTHMSRVHRLNAVDSKKVKHNQQSLQLLQRKFPQSNLSEVKSLNLDDIPFIEFLK from the exons ATGGCTACACATAATTCTGGTGATCCAAAATGCCCGGAATGTGGTAAAAAATTTACAAGAATGGCCAGCTTGAAATCTCACATGTTGttacatgaaaaggaagaaaatttGTTCTGTACAGAGTGTGAAGATGTTTTTTCAACTAAA aCTCAATTAGATGCACATTTGAAACTTCATGGAGAAAAGTGGACAACGGAAGAAGCCAGAAAATGTAAACTGTGCAATAAACAGTTCAGACAACCGGCACTGTATCGACTTCATATTCGTGAACATTACAGA TTGCAGACAAAGGTAGTAAAGCAAACGAAAAGAGGAGCAAAACATAAAACAGTGTACAAATGTACAATATGCTTAAAGTCCTTCCAAAAGCCGAGCCAATTAATGCGTCACATTCGAGTGCATACGGGTGAAAAACCTTTTAAG TGTACGGTGTGCGGGCGTGCATTCACGCAAAAAGGTTCCTTGCAAATTCATACGTGGCAGCACAACGGTATACGACCACATGCTTGTGAACTCTGTGATGCCAGGTTTAGTCAAAAAG GCAATTTAAATGTTCATATAATGAGAGTTCATAACGTACCAGAGGAAGAGCCTATATACAGGTGTAACTACTGTTCTTGCGTGTTTAAAAAGCTTGGCAGTTTAAACGGACACATGAAACGTATGCATACAGGAGTGAACGAG GACAGTGCCACCGTTAAAATCTCCCAAACAACAGACACCATGGAATCGGACATTCGGGCAACTGTGAACAACGTTATAACGCAATTGGCATCTTTGGAATCTAATACAGACGAAGTTGGAAAACCGGAAAATTCTGGAGAGAATGGATCGTTATCAAACGACCCTACCAAGAAAGATATTCTACAACAAGCTCTGAAAAATAGTGGACTACCTAGCAAAAACAAAACTTTTTACAACGGTTCAACGGAAACGAAAAAGTTGGATGCACGCACAAATTTTGTTACCTTACTGGACAGGGCACCGGACAGTGGTACTAG AAAATACTTGACAATAAAACAACGGTGTGTAGGAAATGTAAGATGGTACGCGTGTACCTTTTGCcataaagaatttaaaaaaccATCAGATCTGATACGCCATCTACGAGTGCATACACAGGAAAAACCATTCAAG TGCACGCACTGTTATCGTTCGTTCGCTTTGAAGTCTACCATGATAGCGCACGAACGTACACATACAGGTACCAAGAGATACGCCTGCAATTCTTGCGATAAAACGTTCACGTGCCACAGTAGCTTGATTATTCATACAAG ATCCCATGGGAACTCGGACGACTGTTTTAGTATATCGATTGATAACGATAGCGGCGCTGGTATCGATCACGATAAAGATAGTGCTGATATTGATGCAACACACAACGTTGCCGCTCGTTCTAATGATCGATCGAAAATAAATGCAAGCAATAAGTCAAAAATGTCTCCAAAAACGGAGAATTTCGTATCTCAAGTGGTGTTGCAGGAGCCATTGGTAATCAGTGACTCCGGAAACAAGATATGCGTGGTGCAGATACCTTCGAAAAAATGTGTTTACGATGCAGCAGTCGATCCAGCTAGACCGCATAAATGTTGGGTGTGCCAAGCGGCATTTAGAAAAATAAGTCACTTGAAACAACATCATCGACGACATACTGGAGAACGTCCGTACAGGTGTTCCAAGTGCGACAG GCGATTCACGTCAAACAGTGTTTTGAAATCGCATTTGCACACACACGAAGACTCTAGACCTTATGGATGCTCCATTTGTACCGCGAAATTCTCTACGCAGAGTAGCATGAAAAGACATTTGGTTACTCATAGTAACAAACGACCATTCATGTGTCCATATTGTCACAAGACGTTCAAGACTTACGTTAATTGCCGCAAACATATGAAAATACATAAACACGAGCTGGCTCAACGG CAACTGGAACAACATAAACTTGGGTCCCAGGATGAGATTGCAAACAAATTGAATACAACGGAGAATTCTAGGCAAGAGATAACATCCGAATTTCCCTGCTGTTCTTCGTCTAATTTTTCTGCTGGTAACACTAACGATACTCCGCTTGTCACAACTGCGAGAACTGACGCCGACACTGTTGTCGCAACAACATCCACGTTTTCCGATAATCTTACACCCACTTCGGTTGACGTATCTTTTCAAGAACGAATGGAATCAAACTTTCCACAAACTTTTCCCCATCAATTCCAAG AAAATATGACGGAAATAACTGTGACAAATTTAGAAAATCCACAGATGTTGCACATCGATGAAAGCGGATCGGTTACATTGCCAGTTTATTCAACTGATCAAGCTCTAACACCG GAGAGCATACAAGAAATCGAAGAAACATTGAACCAACAGCTTTTCAACATTGGGATGAACCTTAATTTGGGAAACGATCATTCAAAACATTCGTGCGATAATAGTGAATTGCAGAATATGAAACTACAACATCAGCAACCCGCGTTAAATGTCATTTACACGAGTAGTAACAATTCTAATAACGGTGCCAACACCGAGCAGTCTGGAGAGCAAGTGTTCGCGTCGCAACTAGATTCGTTCGAGATGGATCATATTACTTTACAA CCGGAAACTGAAATTACACTAGATAATATTGGCCTCGATGCGAATAATTCGACGAGTATGGCAAGCATATTGCCACAAACTGTAAAAGGAGAACTGTCGAATCAACTTGCCATTTCTGCTGTTTCGTCTGAGAATTTGACCGATAGTCACCAAGCAAGTAGGTACATGCAGACCGTGTTGTTAATTTCCGAGGAAAATCTTCCAGAAAAAGTAAATACAAGCAACCAACTGGAAATGTGTGAGGCCGAGAAGAATACGAATAcaacgttcttaac AAAAGAATTTCGGAGAATGTCCAAGCTTTCGTCAAAGATTCAGAAAGACTCATTACCCTCCGAGATCTCTGAGAACGacgaaatcaacgcgaatcaatCCCCTCGAAGAGTGTCTCTGTTGCAGTGTCATATGTGTAGTCAGCAGGGATTCACAGCATCCAAGTTGAAG GAACACTTGAAGATCCATCGCGGGAAAAAAGAGTATCAGTGTACGGAATGCTCTTCGAGATTTTACACGAATGGTGGATTAAATAGGCACTCTAAGATACATACAAATAAACA GCATTGGAAGTGTTCATCATGCGAAAAATATTTTGCTAATAGAACGCAATTGCGATCGCATAGCAGAGTTCACGAAAGCTTCTCGTGGAACGAGAAGGATGTTTCAATTTTGTCGCAAATACGGGCAACAGTAGATAACGAGTCATCGTTGAATGATGTCGTGATAGATTCGGATTCAACTGTGTCTGAAAGAGTTCTGCTGGACACAGTTGCGGAACGGGAGGTAATGGATCGAGTAGAA TATGTAGCAATggaaaaaaaggaacaaaagGAGTATACGAATAAATGTAAATTTTGTCCAAAAACGTTTCGTAAACCAAGCGATCTCGTCAGACACGTCCGTACACACACAGGGGAGCGCCCATACAAGTGTGATTATTGCAATAAAAGTTTTGCTGTAAAATGCACCTTGGATTCTCATACCAAGGTTCATATCGGCAAAAAGACGTTTCGTTGCCATGTGTGCAGTAGTTTGTTCGCAACGAAGGGCAGCCTGAAAGTTCATATGCGTTTGCATACCG GTTCGAAACCTTTTAAATGTCCCGTCTGCGACTCGAGATTTCGTACCTCGGGTCACAGAAAAGTACACTTGTTGAAACACGCCCGAGAGCATAAAGGTACCTTTAAGAGGAAACAGAAACATTTAAAAGTTGCTGCCATTGCAGAAGTTGCTATGGCGGCTAATATTGGAAAACCTGACGACGCAAGGCAACAGAAGGTGTGCAGCTAcggagaagaacaagaacagcataaTCATCATTACGAGCAGGCGTCGCAAACAACAAATACAGAATACTCAAATTTACAAGCAATTAACGTCGAAACAACTGCTTCGTGTTTAACCGATCAAATCACTTTTGAGTCGGAAACGTCTGTCCCAAACAATAATTCGATACTATCCCTAAACGAAGGTAACCAATTGGTTGCCAATTTACATTTTCTTTTGGCGAACGGTCTCGTTACCATACAGACCGAAGAGTCGTTACTACCGCAGCCGGTAGCGGCTGACAATACGTTGCATCAGCATTCGACCGTTACCGCCGATCCTGTCTGTACATCGATAATAAATATTTCACCAGAGATCACTAGCAACGATCAGCAGCAAGATATTGCTGTTAAAGAAGCTATTCATGCGGAGAGCACATTGAAAGCACAGCTATCATCTCCATATCAATTACAACCGAATAATTGTCTCTTAACTAGTATTGCAACGCCATCGCGGATAGAACAGTTTGGAAAGGCTTCATCCATTGAGAAATGTTTGTCAACAATAGAGAAATTATCCACCAAAGGAAATTCATCAAAAAAAGAGTGCGATGTTTGTGGAAAAACATTCACGAAACCGTATCAGGTTGAACGGCATAAACGAATTCACACGGGTGAACGTCCATACAAGTGTGATTTATGCATAAAGTCGTTCGCTCAAAAATCCACTTTACAAATGCATCAGAAACACCATACGGGCGATAGACCGTATCCTTGTCCACACTGTGAATATTCTTTCACACAGAAAGGAAATCTTCGTACGCACATGAGTCGCGTACATCGGCTAAATGCCGTCGACTCGAAGAAAGTTAAACATAATCAGCAATCGTTGCAATTGCTACAACGCAAGTTTCCTCAGAGTAATCTGAGCGAGGTTAAAAGTCTGAATTTAGACGATATACCATTCATTGAATTTCTTAAATAA